From the Scylla paramamosain isolate STU-SP2022 chromosome 15, ASM3559412v1, whole genome shotgun sequence genome, one window contains:
- the LOC135107235 gene encoding LOW QUALITY PROTEIN: uncharacterized protein LOC135107235 (The sequence of the model RefSeq protein was modified relative to this genomic sequence to represent the inferred CDS: deleted 2 bases in 2 codons) translates to MKQGRDCHPCVDSCGRYVRGVLRGMVTLRVALVRGSLVLNAVLVLYLCLTWISTTPNQHSPSARDVIDLSTPAALQSIHNGISVLESFNIGKPEAEPLMVPSNPLNQPPSAMQGDEGMKDVSLGGRRTLGQLPEQAGAVNGGINGEAGAAEQEEPPREVQESVGVTEQLVEPLPMDPPDPPLDSLERKMYPDLRECTTRPLRPFYQQRGDYWVLENYLPAVMSFRCDESITYTTHGDYTFLDNLEPLTSRWQGPVSVAVYAPGDDFNATVNTILYLRDCWAEGIKKYVTFHLFFHVTHTPKKVRWISRSHPVHGGGCSRGRRTVGRSRLAGTNVTTYRQQKKLLYPVNVARNTARQAVQTYFVFPSDVELYPSINFIPEFFRMLKRPDTSNTTNPRVFVFSIFEVQENVAVPETKEELLKMLDKKEAIPFHKFVCPKCHNVPMSKEWLKGPVKPGLSVFHVGKRQPPYHKWEPIYVGTNKEPLYDERLSWEGKSDKMTQMYILCVRDYEFHILDNAFLVHRPGIKKVHRDLMRDKVVAKQNTAIRSKILPEYKTIFGVRKSCVI, encoded by the exons GAGTGCTGCGAGGGATGGTGACGTTGCGCGTGGCGTTGGTGCGGGGCTCCTTGGTGCTCAACGCTGTGCTGGTGCTGTACCTGTGCCTCACATGGATCTCCACCACGCCTAACCAGCACTCGCCCTCCGCAAGGGACGTCATCGACCTCTCTACCCCTGCCGCCCTCCAGTCCATTCACAATGGCATCAGTGTCCTCGAGAGCTTCAATATTGGAAAACCTGAAGCTGAACCATTAATGGTACCCTCCAACCCCCTGAACCAACCCCCCAGTGCCATGCAGGGAGATGAGGGCATGAAGGACGTGTCTCTGGGCGGCAGGAGAACACTAGGACAGCTTCCTGAACAGGCGGGGGCAGTGAACGGTGGTATAAATGGAGAAGCAGGGGCCGCGGAACAGGAGGAGCCACCCCGGGAGGTGCAGGAGAGTGTGGGGGTCACAGAGCAGCTGGTGGAGCCCCTGCCGATGGACCCTCCTGACCCGCCGCTGGACTCCCTAGAGCGCAAAATGTACCCAGACCTGAGGGAGTGCACCACGAGGCCGCTGCGACCCTTCTACCAGCAGCGGGGCGACTACTGGGTCTTGGAGAACTACCTGCCGGCGGTGATGTCGTTCCGGTGTGACGAGTCCATTACATATACCACCCACGGCGACTACACTTTCCTCGATAACCTGGAACCTCTCACGTCCCGCTGGCAG GGCCCCGTGAGTGTGGCC GTGTACGCTCCTGGCGATGACTTCAACGCTACGGTC AACACCATCCTGTACCTTCGTGATTGCTGGGCCGAGGGTATCAAGAAATACGTcaccttccacctcttcttccacgTCACCCACACGCCCAAGAAGGTGAGGTGGATTTCAAGGTCAC ATCCCGTCCACGGAGGAGGCTGCTCAAGAGGAAGACGGACTGTGGGCAGGAGCCGCCTCGCTGGGACCAACGTCACCACTTACAGGCAGCAGAAGAAGCTCTTGTACCCCGTGAATGTGGCGAGGAACACCGCCAGGCAGGCAGTGCAGACCTACTTCGTGTTCCCCTCAGACGTGGAGCTGTACCCATCCATCAACTTCAtccctg aGTTCTTCCGCATGCTGAAGCGTCCGGATACTTCCAACACAACCAATCCTCGGGTGttcgttttctctattttcGAGGTGCAAGAAAATGTTGCTGTGCCCGAGACGAAGGAGGAACTGCTCAAAATGCTGGACAAGAAGGAGGCGATTCCATTCCACAAGTTCGTGTGTCCCAAGTGTCACAATGTCCCCATGTCCAAA GAATGGCTCAAAGGCCCCGTTAAACCTGGGCTGAGTGTCTTCCACGTGGGCAAGCGGCAGCCACCTTACCATAAGTGGGAACCAATATACGTGGGCACCAACAAAGAACCCCTGTACGATGAGCGGCTCTCCTGGGAGGGCAAGAGTGATAAGATGACCCAG ATGTATATCCTGTGCGTGCGTGACTATGAGTTTCACATACTGGACAACGCCTTCTTGGTGCACCGGCCGGGGATCAAGAAGGTGCATCGGGACCTCATGCGCGACAAGGTGGTGGCCAAGCAGAACACCGCCATCAGGAGCAAAATTCTTCCAGAGTACAAGACAATATTTGGTGTTCGGAAGAGCTGTGTTATATGA